A single region of the Desulforhopalus sp. genome encodes:
- a CDS encoding DEAD/DEAH box helicase: MEAITDIVESVIDGQKTVKLAEFLDEWGDMLKNQVIQNMNPVYSLKAEDHWDSQAREKLQQLLRKPFESQTRKGILPVARSFFKEDHKAAFMVGEMGTGKTFMGLAVAHLITKTHKRILIQCPGHLVKKWIREAQDTIPGCNCINLNGKSLGLLITGKLTSIKPVGTEIWVMGKERAKLHFQRVPQRITVFGRQCCPECGGQITTDDDNNKCIPCEHCKAPMWMADGTKVRRYAKAEFMKRFFHKNFFDLLILDEVHELKGGGTAQGQAMSCLIARSKKVLALTGTLMGGYSSNLFYLLWRMFSRQMKADGFEFGRSMHFAERYGVVQRTYDSKDVNASLNVASIGRKLGKSRVKEAPGISPLLLPDLLLEHSTFVRLADVNDALPEYEEIIVPVALEPDQQQPEYAQLSHDLINATSEALARGDMRLMGKMIQSLLAYPDGCRNGERITLEIAGRETVVASAPGLRIDLLPKEEKLLEIIAAEKKQGRKVAIFLEHTGTRDLLPVLEEKLQKNDLKPLVLRSQIVKPEYREDWLKKQVQTGLYDCLICNPNLVKTGLDLLEFPTIIFFQCGYSVFTLRQASRRSWRIGQDQPVRVFFMAYSKTMQEKALSLMAQKMETSLAVEGELSDKGLAALSESENSMMYELAKALTGKVAVKDMSEAWTRYRQRELLSNLSMDDNQDVTITTTTTMSTASGSTATITEEYVVRGTVYVKKAGAIAYVGNNRFDLKDGFVFWSGRKIGWYDRQGCGEINEKPIRIYKPDQCKHFVLAEIRIAA; the protein is encoded by the coding sequence ATTACTGCGAAAACCGTTTGAGTCGCAAACCAGAAAAGGCATCTTGCCGGTAGCCAGGTCTTTTTTCAAAGAAGATCACAAGGCAGCTTTCATGGTCGGTGAGATGGGAACGGGCAAAACCTTTATGGGATTGGCTGTTGCTCATCTGATTACTAAAACACACAAACGCATCCTTATTCAATGTCCCGGCCACCTGGTCAAAAAATGGATACGGGAAGCACAAGATACCATCCCCGGATGCAACTGCATCAACCTCAACGGGAAAAGCCTGGGTCTGCTCATCACAGGTAAGCTCACGTCAATAAAACCTGTTGGCACCGAGATATGGGTAATGGGCAAAGAGCGGGCTAAATTGCATTTCCAGCGTGTTCCCCAGCGGATTACGGTTTTTGGAAGGCAATGTTGTCCTGAATGCGGTGGGCAAATAACAACCGATGACGATAACAACAAATGCATACCGTGCGAACATTGCAAGGCCCCGATGTGGATGGCAGATGGAACGAAAGTCCGCCGCTACGCCAAGGCCGAGTTTATGAAGCGGTTTTTTCACAAGAACTTTTTCGACCTTCTGATACTGGACGAAGTGCATGAACTCAAGGGTGGCGGTACTGCCCAGGGCCAAGCAATGTCCTGTCTTATCGCTCGCTCAAAAAAGGTGCTGGCTCTTACCGGCACTTTGATGGGCGGCTATAGCTCAAATCTTTTTTATCTGCTCTGGCGGATGTTTTCTCGTCAGATGAAGGCAGATGGCTTTGAGTTTGGCAGGTCAATGCATTTTGCAGAACGCTACGGCGTTGTGCAACGCACTTATGACAGCAAGGATGTAAATGCAAGTCTCAATGTTGCCAGTATTGGCCGAAAGCTCGGTAAGTCACGGGTTAAGGAAGCTCCAGGAATATCACCCCTGTTACTGCCTGATCTGCTGCTTGAGCATTCGACCTTTGTCCGTCTGGCCGATGTTAATGACGCATTGCCGGAATACGAAGAAATCATCGTTCCAGTAGCATTGGAACCCGACCAACAACAACCGGAATATGCCCAACTCTCCCATGATCTCATAAATGCCACCAGCGAAGCATTAGCTCGTGGTGATATGCGGCTTATGGGCAAAATGATTCAATCCTTGCTGGCGTATCCTGATGGATGCCGGAATGGGGAAAGAATCACCTTGGAGATTGCAGGTAGAGAGACCGTAGTTGCCTCTGCACCAGGCCTCCGAATTGACCTGTTGCCCAAAGAAGAAAAGTTGCTGGAGATTATAGCGGCTGAAAAGAAACAAGGGAGAAAAGTGGCGATTTTTCTCGAACACACCGGCACACGGGATTTGCTCCCTGTATTAGAGGAAAAACTTCAGAAGAATGACCTGAAGCCTCTGGTACTCCGCAGTCAAATCGTAAAACCGGAGTATCGGGAGGATTGGCTCAAAAAGCAGGTTCAGACGGGATTGTACGATTGTCTTATTTGCAATCCCAATTTAGTAAAAACCGGACTCGATCTTTTGGAGTTTCCCACAATCATCTTTTTTCAATGCGGTTATTCAGTATTCACGCTCAGACAAGCCAGCCGAAGGTCATGGCGTATCGGGCAAGACCAGCCGGTACGGGTATTTTTCATGGCCTATTCAAAAACCATGCAGGAAAAAGCTCTGTCGCTCATGGCGCAAAAGATGGAAACATCGCTTGCAGTAGAGGGCGAGTTATCAGATAAAGGGCTGGCTGCATTATCTGAATCAGAAAACAGCATGATGTATGAACTGGCAAAGGCTTTGACCGGCAAGGTTGCGGTCAAGGATATGAGCGAAGCATGGACCAGATACCGGCAGCGTGAGTTGCTGAGTAATCTATCTATGGACGATAACCAGGATGTCACCATTACGACCACAACCACCATGAGTACTGCCTCCGGCAGCACAGCCACGATCACAGAAGAGTATGTTGTTCGCGGGACTGTGTATGTCAAGAAGGCCGGAGCCATCGCTTATGTCGGCAACAACCGCTTCGATCTGAAAGACGGATTTGTTTTCTGGTCCGGCAGAAAGATAGGTTGGTACGACCGACAAGGTTGCGGTGAAATCAACGAAAAGCCGATTCGTATTTATAAACCTGACCAGTGCAAGCATTTTGTCCTGGCTGAAATAAGAATAGCGGCATAA